From the Roseibium sp. HPY-6 genome, one window contains:
- a CDS encoding LysE family translocator has translation MPSVETLLAFFAATALFAYMPGPAVLYTAAQTISRGRKAGFMAAAGIHLGCYAHVFAAAFGLSAIFTVVPSLYFALKLAGGAYLVFLGIQMIRTRAGDGTIPSLPEKSARRAFADSILVEVLNPKAAIFFIAFLPQFVSPEAGLPIWLQFLILGTIVNFAFASADIATVFFASEVKKRLVSTSRFQDFTRWIGGTLLVGLGLKLATDRT, from the coding sequence TTGCCTTCCGTCGAAACGCTACTCGCATTCTTTGCCGCAACTGCGCTGTTCGCCTACATGCCAGGTCCAGCCGTGCTTTATACGGCTGCTCAAACAATTTCACGAGGTCGAAAGGCGGGCTTCATGGCAGCTGCCGGCATTCATCTGGGATGCTATGCACACGTGTTTGCTGCGGCCTTCGGATTGTCTGCGATTTTCACGGTCGTCCCATCACTCTATTTCGCCCTGAAACTGGCGGGCGGTGCCTATCTGGTGTTTCTCGGCATTCAGATGATCCGTACCCGCGCCGGCGACGGTACGATCCCGAGTTTGCCGGAAAAATCCGCGCGCAGGGCTTTTGCCGACAGCATTCTTGTCGAGGTTCTCAACCCCAAGGCAGCGATCTTCTTCATTGCCTTTCTGCCACAATTCGTTAGCCCGGAGGCTGGTCTTCCAATCTGGCTGCAGTTCCTGATACTTGGAACCATCGTCAATTTCGCTTTTGCTTCCGCCGATATCGCGACAGTGTTCTTCGCATCGGAAGTCAAGAAACGGCTTGTGTCGACGTCGAGGTTCCAGGATTTCACAAGGTGGATCGGCGGCACTTTGCTGGTCGGGCTTGGCCTCAAACTGGCAACAGACCGGACATAA
- a CDS encoding XdhC family protein, which translates to MTTEDTQIADVLKTAENWSKSGRQVALATVIETWGSAPRPVGSHLVIDAEGNFEGSVSGGCVEGAVVAEAVDVIDTRKPTTLEFGVADETAWRVGLSCGGRIRVYVEPVN; encoded by the coding sequence ATGACAACCGAAGACACTCAGATCGCAGACGTTCTCAAGACCGCGGAAAACTGGAGCAAATCCGGCCGCCAGGTGGCACTCGCCACCGTGATTGAAACCTGGGGTTCCGCTCCGCGTCCGGTCGGGTCGCACCTGGTAATCGACGCAGAGGGCAACTTCGAGGGATCCGTTTCAGGCGGCTGTGTCGAAGGCGCCGTTGTCGCAGAAGCCGTTGACGTGATCGACACGCGGAAACCGACAACCCTTGAGTTTGGCGTTGCCGACGAAACCGCGTGGCGCGTCGGGCTCTCCTGTGGGGGCCGTATCCGTGTCTATGTCGAACCCGTCAACTGA
- a CDS encoding phosphoenolpyruvate carboxykinase, with the protein MQETGVRNLSNGSETFGFKNLKALYWNQNEPALYEHSLTRNETCLAAGGALVAETGSHTGRSPKDKFVVLDDETRDTVWWDNNAKMTKGQFDLLLGDFLAHAEGRELFAQDLFGGADPVHRLPVRVYTEYAWHSLFIRNLLLRPEVADLAGFVPEMTIVDLPSFRADPARHGCRSETVIACDLTRKIVLIGGTSYAGEMKKSVFTMLNHLLPAKGIMSMHCSANVGDKGDTAVFFGLSGTGKTTLSADPERTLIGDDEHGWSETGVFNFEGGCYAKTIKLSAEAEPEIYSTTQRFGTVLENVVLDQNRVPDFDDGSKTENTRAAYPIHFISNASASGCAPIPKTIIMLTADAFGVMPPLARLTPAQAMYHFLSGYTAKVAGTEKGVTEPQATFSTCFGAPFLPRHPSEYGNLLKKLIAEHNVDCWLVNTGWTGGAYGTGERMPIKATRTLLQAALSGALEGSEFRTDPNFGFEVPVNVPGVDPVILTPRETWDDKTAYDLQASKLVQMFVDNFEDFERHVDTTVLSAAPSLRTAAE; encoded by the coding sequence ATGCAAGAAACAGGCGTCAGGAACCTTTCCAATGGCAGCGAAACTTTCGGCTTCAAGAATCTGAAAGCGCTCTATTGGAACCAGAACGAGCCGGCCCTTTACGAGCATTCCCTCACGCGCAATGAAACTTGTCTTGCCGCCGGCGGTGCCTTGGTCGCCGAAACCGGCAGCCACACGGGACGGTCGCCGAAAGACAAGTTTGTTGTTCTGGATGACGAGACCCGCGATACCGTCTGGTGGGACAACAACGCCAAGATGACCAAAGGCCAGTTCGACCTTCTGCTGGGGGATTTCCTGGCACACGCGGAAGGTCGTGAACTCTTCGCGCAGGACCTTTTCGGCGGCGCTGATCCGGTCCACCGCCTTCCTGTTCGCGTCTACACTGAATATGCTTGGCACTCATTGTTCATTCGCAATCTGCTGCTTCGGCCGGAAGTGGCCGACCTTGCTGGTTTCGTTCCGGAAATGACCATTGTTGACCTGCCGAGTTTCCGTGCAGACCCGGCCCGGCACGGATGTCGCAGCGAAACCGTCATTGCCTGTGACCTGACACGAAAGATCGTGCTTATCGGCGGAACCTCCTATGCCGGTGAAATGAAGAAGTCCGTCTTCACGATGCTTAATCATCTGCTGCCAGCCAAGGGCATCATGTCGATGCATTGTTCGGCCAATGTTGGAGACAAGGGTGATACTGCTGTCTTCTTCGGCCTTTCGGGAACCGGCAAGACGACACTTTCCGCAGATCCCGAGCGCACCCTGATCGGCGACGACGAGCACGGGTGGAGCGAAACGGGCGTCTTCAACTTCGAAGGCGGCTGTTACGCGAAAACGATCAAACTGTCGGCCGAAGCGGAACCGGAAATCTATTCAACCACTCAGCGTTTCGGCACGGTTCTGGAAAACGTCGTTTTGGACCAAAACAGGGTTCCTGACTTTGACGACGGCTCGAAGACGGAAAACACGAGAGCCGCCTATCCGATCCACTTCATTTCCAATGCGAGCGCATCGGGATGTGCTCCCATACCTAAAACCATCATCATGCTGACCGCCGACGCATTCGGCGTGATGCCACCGCTGGCCCGCCTGACACCGGCTCAGGCGATGTATCACTTTCTTTCCGGATACACGGCAAAGGTCGCCGGCACGGAAAAGGGTGTCACGGAACCGCAGGCGACATTCTCCACCTGTTTCGGCGCCCCGTTCCTGCCGCGCCATCCGTCCGAATATGGCAACCTTCTGAAAAAGCTCATCGCCGAGCACAATGTCGATTGCTGGCTGGTCAATACCGGCTGGACAGGTGGCGCTTATGGCACAGGTGAGCGCATGCCCATCAAGGCCACGCGAACACTTCTTCAAGCCGCCTTGTCCGGCGCTTTGGAAGGGTCGGAATTCCGCACGGATCCCAATTTCGGATTTGAGGTTCCGGTGAACGTGCCAGGTGTCGACCCGGTCATTCTCACCCCGCGCGAAACATGGGACGACAAAACTGCCTACGACCTTCAGGCTTCCAAACTCGTCCAGATGTTCGTCGACAATTTCGAAGATTTCGAAAGGCATGTCGACACGACCGTCTTGAGCGCCGCCCCTTCGTTACGAACCGCGGCCGAGTAA
- a CDS encoding response regulator transcription factor yields the protein MPTIALVDDDRNILTSVSIALETEGYRVQTYTDGTSALDGLQSDPPQLAIFDIKMPRMDGMELLRRLRQNSDLPVIFLTSKDDEIDELFGLKMGADDFIRKPFSQRLLVERVRAVLRRAQPKDASAPREDADKLLERGQLVMDQERHTCTWNNKPVTLTVTEFLILSALAQRPGVVKSRNALMDAAYDDQVYVDDRTIDSHIKRLRKKFKVVDDDFDMIETLYGVGYRFREV from the coding sequence ATGCCAACAATTGCTCTGGTTGATGATGACCGCAACATTTTGACGTCGGTGTCTATTGCATTGGAAACGGAAGGATATCGCGTCCAGACTTACACGGACGGGACATCCGCCCTTGACGGGTTGCAGAGCGACCCGCCCCAGCTGGCAATCTTCGATATCAAAATGCCGCGTATGGACGGGATGGAGCTGTTGCGCAGGCTGCGCCAGAATTCCGACCTTCCCGTCATTTTCCTCACGTCAAAGGATGACGAGATCGACGAGCTCTTCGGTCTGAAGATGGGCGCCGACGATTTCATCCGCAAACCGTTTTCGCAGCGGCTGCTGGTTGAACGGGTTCGCGCGGTTTTGCGTCGTGCGCAGCCCAAGGACGCAAGCGCACCGCGCGAAGATGCGGACAAGCTGCTTGAGCGTGGCCAGCTCGTCATGGATCAGGAACGGCATACCTGCACCTGGAACAACAAACCGGTTACGTTGACTGTGACCGAGTTTCTGATCCTCTCGGCACTGGCGCAACGTCCCGGGGTGGTCAAAAGCCGGAACGCGCTTATGGATGCAGCCTATGACGATCAGGTCTATGTCGACGACCGGACGATCGACAGTCACATCAAACGTCTTCGGAAAAAGTTCAAGGTTGTTGACGACGACTTCGACATGATCGAAACACTGTATGGAGTAGGATACCGTTTCCGGGAAGTCTGA
- a CDS encoding sensor histidine kinase → MAVETESAGGIAEADPVNGSDRSRLRRLGNKRIRRRLVNQLGRIFGTYVLSSLTRRIIAINLVGLLALVIGILYLNQFRAGLIDARVQSLLTQGEIIAGAIAASATVDTGTITVDPERLLQLQAGESITPTVEDLDSLDFPINPERVGPVLRRLISPTKTRARIYDPEGILILDSRHLYSSAQILRFDLPPPTAQETGFWDSAWQWTKRWLQQGDLPLYQEVGGGDGRAYPEVEAALAGSPASVTRISQRGELIVSVAVPIQRFRAVLGSLLLSTQGGDIDAIVRAERIAIIRVFLFAATVTILLSILLAGTIAGPVRRLAAAADRVRRGSNSREEIPDFSDRQDEIGHLARAFREMTNALYNKIDAIEKFAADVAHELKNPLTSLRSAVETLPLAKTKASQDRLMEVIQHDVRRLDRLISDISDASRLDAELARIQSETIDIAELLRNMADAVNQRTGADEAKVKLTVADAQGPKPYRVQGHDIRLGQVISNLLDNARSFSPPGGNVRIDLAREGRSIRIIVDDDGQGIRAENTERIFERFYTDRPDGEGFGNNSGLGLSISRQIIEAHGGTISATNRQEQGEDGVTRIGGARFTIYLPAGSGK, encoded by the coding sequence ATGGCGGTTGAAACCGAAAGTGCTGGGGGAATTGCCGAAGCTGATCCGGTAAACGGGTCGGACCGCTCCCGTTTGCGCCGGCTCGGCAACAAGCGAATTCGCCGCCGTCTGGTCAATCAGCTCGGGCGCATCTTCGGGACCTACGTCCTTTCCTCCCTGACGCGCCGGATTATTGCGATCAACCTAGTCGGCCTGCTCGCGCTTGTGATCGGCATTCTCTACCTCAATCAGTTCCGTGCCGGTCTGATTGATGCGCGTGTGCAGAGCCTTCTGACCCAGGGCGAGATTATCGCTGGCGCCATCGCCGCGTCAGCAACCGTCGACACCGGTACCATTACGGTCGATCCTGAAAGACTGCTGCAACTCCAGGCCGGAGAGAGCATCACGCCGACGGTCGAGGATCTGGACAGCCTCGACTTTCCAATCAACCCGGAGCGCGTCGGACCTGTTTTAAGGCGCCTGATTTCGCCAACCAAAACCAGGGCACGGATTTACGATCCCGAGGGGATCCTCATCCTCGATTCCCGACACCTTTATTCCAGCGCGCAGATCCTGCGTTTCGACCTGCCGCCACCGACAGCTCAGGAAACCGGATTTTGGGATTCGGCCTGGCAATGGACGAAACGTTGGTTGCAGCAGGGGGATTTGCCGCTGTACCAGGAGGTTGGCGGCGGCGATGGACGTGCCTATCCCGAAGTCGAGGCAGCGCTTGCCGGATCGCCTGCCAGCGTGACCCGGATTTCGCAGCGCGGCGAGCTCATTGTTTCGGTCGCTGTGCCGATCCAACGGTTCCGCGCCGTTTTGGGCTCATTGCTGCTGTCGACACAGGGCGGCGATATTGATGCGATTGTGCGCGCTGAAAGGATTGCGATCATTCGCGTCTTTCTGTTCGCGGCGACCGTCACGATCTTACTGTCCATTCTCTTGGCGGGAACCATTGCCGGGCCTGTCCGGCGTCTGGCAGCGGCAGCCGATCGCGTGCGACGCGGATCGAATTCGCGCGAGGAAATTCCGGACTTTTCGGACCGCCAGGACGAAATCGGCCACCTCGCCCGTGCGTTCCGCGAAATGACCAACGCGCTCTACAACAAGATTGATGCCATCGAGAAATTCGCCGCGGACGTCGCACACGAGCTCAAGAACCCGCTGACATCGCTCAGAAGTGCTGTCGAAACCTTGCCGCTTGCAAAGACAAAAGCGTCTCAGGACCGGCTCATGGAAGTGATCCAGCACGACGTGCGCCGGCTGGATCGCCTGATCAGCGACATATCCGACGCCTCGCGTCTGGACGCTGAATTGGCGCGCATTCAGTCCGAAACGATTGATATTGCCGAACTGCTCCGCAACATGGCGGATGCGGTGAACCAGAGAACGGGCGCCGACGAAGCCAAAGTGAAGCTGACGGTCGCGGATGCGCAGGGGCCAAAACCCTATCGGGTTCAGGGCCACGATATCCGCCTTGGTCAGGTGATCAGCAATTTGCTCGATAATGCACGCTCCTTTTCACCCCCGGGAGGCAACGTGCGGATCGATCTCGCCCGAGAGGGCCGGAGCATAAGAATAATCGTCGATGACGACGGACAGGGTATCCGGGCAGAGAACACGGAACGCATTTTTGAGCGGTTCTATACGGACCGCCCTGACGGCGAGGGTTTTGGCAACAATTCCGGGCTGGGCCTTTCCATATCCAGACAGATCATTGAGGCCCATGGCGGCACGATCTCTGCCACGAACCGGCAGGAACAAGGTGAAGATGGCGTCACGCGGATTGGCGGCGCGCGCTTCACGATCTATCTTCCCGCAGGGAGCGGGAAGTGA
- a CDS encoding HPr kinase/phosphatase C-terminal domain-containing protein: MTEQTLHGNCVLVGTRGILIRGVSGSGKSELTDTLIEAARAKGNLGVLVADDRVFLSANQGFLIARAPEQIEGLMEIRGSGIVRQTALSAAKVDLIVDLQPLDTMERLPQDALGSQVLKSIEVPLLVCPANNPGVAVRLIRWGLRSLFPKVPDYI; encoded by the coding sequence GTGACGGAGCAGACGCTTCACGGCAATTGCGTCCTCGTCGGAACACGCGGCATTCTCATCCGGGGCGTTTCCGGAAGTGGAAAGTCTGAACTGACCGACACGCTGATAGAAGCTGCCAGGGCAAAGGGAAACCTCGGTGTGCTGGTTGCAGACGATCGGGTTTTTCTGTCTGCGAACCAAGGTTTCCTCATCGCACGCGCGCCGGAACAAATCGAAGGCCTGATGGAAATCCGGGGTTCCGGCATTGTGCGTCAGACCGCCTTGTCAGCCGCAAAAGTAGACCTGATTGTCGACCTACAACCACTCGATACAATGGAGCGTTTGCCGCAAGACGCACTTGGATCGCAGGTTCTGAAGAGCATTGAGGTGCCGTTGCTGGTCTGCCCCGCCAACAACCCGGGCGTTGCCGTGAGGCTCATCCGTTGGGGACTGCGGTCGCTGTTCCCGAAAGTGCCGGATTACATTTAG
- a CDS encoding PTS sugar transporter subunit IIA → MIGLVLVTHGRLAEEFKAALEHVVGPQEQIETISIGPDDDMEQRRQDILSAVEAANSGNGVVLLTDMFGGTPSNLAISVMDGKSVEVVAGVNLPMLIKLASVRADRVLADAVDEARQAGQKYISVASQVLSGQN, encoded by the coding sequence ATGATCGGACTAGTACTCGTTACCCATGGGCGTCTCGCCGAGGAATTCAAGGCGGCGCTGGAGCATGTTGTCGGTCCCCAGGAACAGATCGAGACAATCTCTATCGGTCCAGATGATGACATGGAGCAGAGACGGCAGGACATCCTGTCCGCGGTGGAAGCAGCGAATTCCGGAAATGGGGTTGTGCTGCTGACCGACATGTTTGGCGGAACGCCGTCAAATCTCGCGATATCCGTCATGGACGGCAAGTCTGTTGAAGTTGTGGCAGGCGTTAACCTGCCGATGCTTATCAAGCTCGCCAGCGTTCGTGCGGACAGGGTACTGGCCGACGCGGTCGACGAAGCCCGTCAAGCCGGTCAGAAATACATTTCGGTTGCGAGCCAGGTGCTGTCGGGACAAAACTAA
- a CDS encoding HPr family phosphocarrier protein — protein MTAQNLFEKDLTIVNRRGLHARASAKLVKLVETFEADVNVSKDGQTVGGTSIMGLMMLAASPGCCIRVCVSGEDAEAALDAISDLVESGFGETD, from the coding sequence ATGACAGCACAGAATTTGTTCGAAAAAGACCTTACAATTGTAAACCGCCGCGGTCTTCACGCGCGCGCCTCCGCAAAACTGGTAAAGCTCGTCGAGACTTTCGAAGCCGACGTGAACGTTTCGAAGGACGGGCAGACGGTCGGCGGAACCTCGATCATGGGATTGATGATGCTCGCCGCCAGCCCGGGATGTTGCATCAGGGTCTGCGTCAGCGGTGAGGATGCCGAGGCGGCGCTTGATGCAATCTCGGATCTTGTTGAAAGCGGATTTGGCGAAACGGATTGA
- a CDS encoding cyclopropane-fatty-acyl-phospholipid synthase family protein produces MTSHSGERTISAARSVLTHLHQVLDLQFGFELWDGSRVPADMDAEGLRIALAPTALTKLLRSPRIKTVVDLYSTGEIDPRGGTIFEFAEKRPKIKSRELRKRLNKILILKSAVPLLLGAKDKGDPQQEDGLDAGKVADRSSGSRKDDIAFHYDVSNDFYKLFLDPEMVYTCAYFRDWSNDLATAQKDKLDMICRKLRLKPGDRMLDIGCGWGALICHAAANYGVTAVGVTLAEEQLKLARERIAERGLEDKVSVELIDYRDMKGERFDKISSIGMFEAVGLDNYDNYFQSVHRLLKPRGIYLHHAITRRGKKDLKKFRQKKPEYQALVRYIFPGGEVDHIGWTLTNLEAHGFEVHDVEAWREHYARTTKLWAENLMAVKEAAIADIGEQKYRLWLAYLCGVSLGFERGSIGIFQTVASRRTKGPSGLPPSREDLYR; encoded by the coding sequence ATGACGAGCCATTCCGGTGAGCGGACGATCTCTGCAGCACGTTCGGTTTTGACACATCTTCATCAGGTGCTTGACCTGCAGTTCGGTTTCGAACTTTGGGACGGATCCCGCGTGCCCGCGGATATGGACGCCGAAGGTCTTCGGATAGCGCTTGCTCCCACGGCTTTGACGAAACTCCTGCGCAGCCCGCGCATCAAGACTGTTGTCGACCTCTACTCGACCGGGGAAATCGACCCGCGCGGTGGAACGATCTTCGAGTTCGCCGAAAAAAGGCCGAAGATCAAAAGCCGCGAATTGCGCAAGCGCCTCAACAAGATCCTCATTCTGAAAAGCGCGGTGCCGTTGTTGCTTGGGGCCAAGGACAAAGGCGATCCGCAGCAGGAAGACGGCCTGGATGCCGGTAAGGTCGCCGACCGAAGCTCCGGAAGCCGGAAAGACGACATCGCCTTCCACTACGATGTTTCGAACGACTTCTATAAGCTCTTCCTCGACCCGGAGATGGTCTATACGTGCGCCTATTTCCGGGACTGGTCCAACGATCTGGCGACCGCGCAGAAAGACAAACTCGACATGATTTGCAGGAAGTTGCGGCTCAAGCCCGGCGACCGGATGCTTGATATCGGGTGCGGCTGGGGTGCCCTGATCTGCCACGCAGCGGCGAATTACGGCGTAACTGCAGTTGGTGTGACACTTGCCGAGGAACAATTGAAGCTCGCCCGTGAAAGGATTGCCGAACGCGGCCTGGAAGACAAGGTTTCGGTGGAACTCATCGACTATCGCGACATGAAGGGCGAGCGTTTCGACAAGATTTCCTCCATCGGCATGTTCGAGGCGGTCGGTCTCGACAACTACGACAATTATTTTCAAAGCGTGCATCGCCTGTTGAAGCCGCGCGGGATCTACCTGCATCACGCGATCACGAGACGCGGCAAGAAGGACCTCAAGAAGTTTCGCCAGAAGAAGCCGGAGTACCAGGCGCTCGTCCGCTACATTTTCCCGGGCGGCGAGGTCGATCATATTGGCTGGACGCTGACCAACCTCGAAGCGCACGGCTTTGAGGTGCACGATGTCGAAGCCTGGCGCGAACACTATGCACGGACCACGAAGCTCTGGGCCGAAAACCTGATGGCGGTCAAGGAAGCGGCAATCGCCGACATTGGAGAGCAGAAGTACCGGCTCTGGCTCGCCTATCTGTGTGGCGTCTCGCTCGGTTTTGAGCGCGGCTCCATCGGAATTTTCCAAACGGTTGCCTCTCGCCGCACCAAGGGCCCCTCGGGATTGCCTCCGTCGAGAGAAGACCTTTACAGGTGA